AGCCCGTTCTGTTACCGCCAGATCAGCGCGCAGTGTCTCTTCTTTATATTCACGAACCAGCAGTTGATATTCCAGCAGGTGCGGGCGACGCGCTGGCCGCTGGGTATAATGCTGACGCACCCATTCCATATGCGTCAGTTGAGTTTCAATCGCCTGTCGGTGTTCCATCAGGTGGCGCAGCGCCGCCTCATCCGTCGTCTGGCCGCAAAAGAAGAGCCTGGCAAGAAACTCGTCCTTGGTAAAGCGTTCTGGAGCCGGTTCTTTCAGCCAGGCATCAAGTTCCGCCTCGCCCTGGGGCGTCAATCGGTAGAGTTTACGATTGGGGCGGTGCTGCTGAATGACGAGTTCAGACTCAACCAGCCCATCGTGTTCCAGCGCCTTTAAGGTCGTATAAATCTGGCTGTTGCCAGCGTTCCAATAGCTGGCAATCGC
The DNA window shown above is from Ktedonobacterales bacterium and carries:
- a CDS encoding PadR family transcriptional regulator; the protein is MPARHLNGKSAQPEEQPATRNTLRFIILGLLGARAMTGYDIKQAFDRAIASYWNAGNSQIYTTLKALEHDGLVESELVIQQHRPNRKLYRLTPQGEAELDAWLKEPAPERFTKDEFLARLFFCGQTTDEAALRHLMEHRQAIETQLTHMEWVRQHYTQRPARRPHLLEYQLLVREYKEETLRADLAVTERAIARLRERIEGRRPAEVSEGERKG